The genomic segment ttatttgcaaagcaataTCATGAAACATGTAGGGAAATTGTTATTTGGGGATTTACTCATATTTTCAGTGATATCAGTTAATATTTTAGAGACGTAGAATTTGGTTACTAAAAACCATATCAGCTtgttaagaaaatgttttataggTGATTTGAATTTACTTTTAGATTCCTCACttgaatttgttttcattttcattttaggtTACTGTAATCTAATCTTTATGATATATGGGTTGGCTACCATGGAAGTAGTGCTCATGATGTGACAATTTGTGTTTTGTTAGATGCTAGCACTGATTTTGTTATATAAGTCTGATTCCTAGATTTTTCCAGTTTGCTCTATGAATCTtgttaaaaacaggaaataactCCTATTATAGTAAATATTATGATATAATAATTTtgtttgaaagttttattttgcaaattaagTTTTATGCCTTACTGTTTGATAAAGTGGACTTGAAACCTAGTTACCATATATAAGTCCAGTGTATGTAGGGGAACAGCTGTCAGATTGTCATATTTTGATAGGTTTGGGAATATACATTATTACTACACGACATAGGGATATTTCTTAGTGGTGATTTGTTCCCCCAGCACTCAGTGCAATTTATAGTCTTAACACTATGTCAAAAAATGAGTATGTGTTTGTCCTAGAAAACAAGAAACCCAGTTTTTTAGTGGTGGCTTTagaaaattcagtttaaaaaaaaaaaaagaaagaaaatgtagtttaCTTAGTAAAAGTAGGTCTGGGTTGATTGCAAGGGGTACACTTTAAGGTTAAGCAATATTAGATTAATTCTCATTAGGACAGTGTggcattggatttttttttttttagttaaaggAATCTATATCAtatgtcatcttttttttaatatcatcttaaagaatttttatttggagCCTTTCCTTGaagaatttaatttcattttttatttacttctttatgtCATTTACTTATTAAAACATTCTCcaaggtcttccctggtggcacagtggttaacaatctacctgccaatgcaggggacagggtttgatccctggtccgggaagatcccacatgccgtggagcaactaggcccacaccacaactactgagcctgtgctctggagcctgagagctacagctactaagcccacgtgccacaactacggaagcccacgcacctggagcccatgctccacaacaagagaagccactgcaatgagaagcccgagcaccacaacaaagagtagcccccactcgctacaactagagaaagcccaggcacagcaacaaagacccaagacagccataaagagagaaagagagagagagaaagtttaaaaaacaacagcagcaacaaaaacatTCTTCAAGGTGGTCAGAATGTATTTTGGGAGCCAGTGATACTGATTATTCATATTTAGCAGACTAGCAGTTATAAAAGATGATTTGAGGTTATTAGCATTGGTTTTAGGACTAGGAGTAGAGTGTAATTATCTGTTTTTCTCCATAGTCAATGCTAATGAGCATTTGTAGTTtcatagagaatttttaaaaatatttatttattttattcatttatttggctgcattggatcttagttgcggcatgtaggctcttagttgcggcattcaTGTGGGacctagtcccctgaccagggatcgaacctgggtgttgcattgggagcgtggagtattaaccactggactatcagggaattccctatagaggattttttagttaaattatgacctattatctttttttttaaattaattcatattttggctgtgttgggtctttgttgccatgtgcaaactttctctagatgtggcgagcgggggctactccttgttgcagtgcactctgcacaggcttttcatttcagtggcttctcttgttgcagagcatgggctctagggtgcacgggcttcagtagttgcagcatgtgggctcagtagttgtggctcaaaggctctagagcacaggctcagtagttttggcgcacaggcttagttgctctgtggcaagtgggatcttcccggatcagggcttgaacctgtgtcccctacattggcaggcagattcttaaccactgtgccaccagggaagtccatgacccattatcttattaatttatttttttctttaagaacttttattgagatacagttgacatgcaataaactgtatgtatttaaagtgtacaatttgattttttttcttattagtaatgtatatatggcaatcccaatctcccaattcattccccccaaacatttttccccacttgatgtccatatgtttgttctctacatctgtgtctctgtttctgccttgcaaaccagttgatatgtcccatttttctatattctgcatatatgtgttaatatgcaatatttgtttttctctttctgactcacttcactctgtcaTGACCCATTATCTTATAATGCCTGATTAAATTTGTTTCTTCCATGTATAGATATAATCGGTAACTAATTTTGTTATATGGACTTACATGTTAACTTGGACCATTTCCAAAAAAGATAGACTTGATAAATTCTAGCTAGTGATCAATCTCAGTTGTgtctttatctgtgaaataagTTAATCATTTTATctgaaaggaaacagtcaaaaaTGGATATTGTAATTCTCTTAAGAGGCAAATTcaggaattattattttcttctttatatgctTCTATATTTTATACAATTAACATGAATTATGTTGCAATcagaaaaacatatacatattttttaacttaagaaaCTTTCTAAAGAAATACTACCTAGCCCTTAATGATAGCGAGCAGGTGGATTATAGTGACACGGAAGTATCTGTATGAAGTAATGCCATTGAATAGTGCCATGGTTacataaattgtattttatgtgCTTTGAAAAATATAGGAAGTAAATTTGGAGTGATAGAGATAATTTAGTATTTATTAGActcccttatttttttctgtaaaaggtctATAAATTCTTACCAAATAGTAAGATTATTCTAcccttgaaaatgttttctgagtatgccttttttttaatagcacaCATAAAGCTTTCACATACCCAGGTAACATTTATATTCTCTtcactcatcagggaaaaagaatttctttttacaAACGGGCCCAAATTCTCGTGGCAGATACGTGGAGTGTATTAGAGGGAAAAGGAGACGGCTGCTTTAAGGACATCTCCAGTATCACCATGTTTGCTGACTATAGATTACCTCAGGTTCTTCTTTACCTGGGAGCCCTGAAATACTCTGATGAACTACTGGAGAAGCTTCTCAAAGGTTTGCCAGCTTAATTAAGACATTCTTTGTTATACTATCAATTGATGTTGagtctttgtctagtttttttCACAAAAGGTcttctttccttaaaaacaaaacaaaacacgatTATTGTTAAAAGTACATGTAAAGAAGAATGCAAGGGCAATTAAATTACAGAGGACAttgctttttgttgcttataCTGTGGAATATAGATATTGTTGGAAATCATACTATTTGGATGTCATCATTTCAGAGTCTTACAATGAAATGAAACCTAAATTTATGTCATGTGAAGGTGTGCAACACTAAGGCAGTTCAGGTTTGTGTTTAAGGAGTGTTAAGTAAGCTAAAGAGTACACTACACTGTGAAATAAAAGGTGGGCTGAGAAATAGGTAATATGGACTGGATTTTGAGTTAGGAGGCTCCATGGTCTGTCATGGGCTTATCTTGTACAAGTCACTCACTTTCCTAGGCatatttatttaccatttttgGGTTTGATTATTGATCCCCAAGAGTGGGAACCTTATTataatatatctatatagataatTGTGTTTGGATGAAAAgtagctttttggtttttttttaaacatttctttgtataaggaaaataattatattgtacagttttcatgttaatttctcttttaggTCCAGTGTTTTCagctatgtttttctttatttttaaaagaattagtttttatgactgaataattttCTCCTGTGAAATAGATTTCAGTCACCCAAAATAAGAATAACAGCGTATAAAAGTACCATTATACCTATGGTTGCCTCTACCAGGTTTTTATGCAGCCTTGGGCAatctcttttgcccatttcctcATTGGAAAAATAACAAGCTATTTTATGTCATAATGTTTATGTCCAGGGTCATTAATTGTTGGATACCTTTAAAGGGACATTTAGCAGTCAGGGCTTCTACCTACAGCCATATTcagttgatcttttttttttggtcaatatatatatagaatgttCATTCCTATCTCTATAAACACTCTTTTGTCTGGTTTCCCtcacccacatttttttttttcaattcaaatcCTACATATCCACAAAAGCTTAGTTCAAATGTTACCTCTTCCACATAGCTTTTCCTGATTCTTCAtgatttttccatctcttttctccTGAATTTTTAGAGCACCCAGTTGTCTCTGCTACTGTGAAAAAAACTCTGAGAAGGGATCACCAAGCATAGTTGTACAGAGTTGTCTGACTTTTCTTCTGCCATCCATTTCACCTCCAGAGGCTCTTTTCCAGATGTCCAGCTGCAGCTGTTACTGCCTCGTATTATGTCCAGCTTTGAACTATCCTTAGCTAGTTTGACATAGGGGGAACAAATTCCTTTGCCTCTTACTTTATTTAAGCAAagttggaattatttttttccaggaagTACTTTGCAAGCAAACTAGAGTAGAACTATCAATAGAACCTATAAATATAAAGAAGCACACAGAAGTCTaggacactgatttttttaaattatcttaagtGAAATCTAGAACCATACAGCTTGATTAGATGAGGTGTGGAaccttcctaactggtctccagTGATACTTTTTCCAAACTTGAGGATATACTACACGTAtaatccttctcttttcttccaggtATCTCCAGGGCATCCCTActtagatttctttttgttttatctttagcCCATCACTTCACTAAAGGCATATTTTTAAGCCAGTTATGAAGACTGACAGTGCAGTTTGGCTAAATTAGACTCTTCATTGTCATTCTAAGGCTGACTTTTAGGCCTGATATGTTGGCCAGGTTACCTTCCCTGACTCTAATCTACGTCAGTCCTCTCAAATGGTTtcatcctttttctgtttcaaagTCCATGTCCTCTCCCATACTATAAGTTGCTGTATTAGTTACTTTTGTTGGTTTCCTTATGGCTGACATAACAAATTATCACTAACTTGATTGCTTAAAACAATagagatttattctctcacatcTCTGGAGGCtcgaagtctgaaatcaaggtattggcagggccaTACTCCCTCTGAAGTGTCttgggaagaatccttccttgcctcttcctagcttctggtggcttccAGCAATTCCTTAGCTTTGTAGCCACATCACTCCAACCATGGTTTTCTTCCCTGTCTGTCTCCTCTCTTTGTATCCTCtccttttttaaatgaagacagCAGTCACGGCATTGAAGGTCCACCCTaacccagtatgacctcatcttaactagattacatctgcaaagactcttatTTATGAGTAAggccacattcacaggtaccaggagTTAGGACTTGAATGTATTTTGGAGGGGAAGGATGAGGAGGAACACAGTTCAACACTAAAGTTATTTGttactgtgtaacaaattatgCTTATATTTAATGacttaagaaacatttattatctcacagtttctatgggtcaggaattTAAGTGTTGCTTAGCTGAGTGCCTCTGGCTCAAGGTCTAGTTGTTAGCTGGGGCAGTGGTCTTATGTAATGGCTCTACTTGAGTGGTGCTATCTACCTCCAGATTCACTGTCATGGTTGATTTGGCAAATCTGGCAAATTGATTCGCAAGAGAACTGAAGGATGGGTTTGTATGCTGGCACCTGGGCCAAAGTAAGGAAATCGAGGAACACAGCCATTGTCTGCTCTTCCACCTGCCCCAGGGATCAGGGAGAGATGGATGGAGGGGACATTAATTAAGGTCCTAGGTGACATAGTGGAACTTAGTGGGGCTGGGACATTTTCCCTAGGTCTCAGTGGTTCACAGGGCCTCTCAGGTACTGTGAAGCTCTGAGCAGTGGTACAGATTGGTGGCCAGAGGCCAAATATAGCTtgcagatgtgttttgtttggcttgaACAGTGTTTTAAGCAATTTTTAATTAGTTATCAACACTTGACAAGTAGGGTATTTCACATGAAAATCAACTTTCTGACTTGTAAGAGTAGAGAAATACAGGAACATTGGGTCTACCTTTACATGGGGCAGAACACGCTCACTAGCTCACCACAGTTTGCATCTGGCTGCTGCATTCACTTACTCTATCTGCCTTATCTTTACAGGCAGTTGAGTTGATGAGCCCAACTCTAGTCTCCCTGGCAAAGCACTGCCAGTGCCCACCCTGCAGGATCAGATATACCCTGTAGATGGGCATTGAGTAGACTGCAGGTCATATAGGAGCTTGCAGCTCCATATTCACACAGAGCTGACAAAAAGGATCCTGAATCCAAACACAATCATGTTTTCCTTGCTTAAGCTAAGAACTTTGATTTCTTAGGTTTTCCTTGATGTACCTGGAGTGTCCCCAAGACAGTGTTAAGTGGGGAAGGGAGGTGCTGTTTATTTGGCCCCCTAGGAATCCTCCAGATTTtgcaataatgtttttttttcctgacatcaAACCCAAATTATAAATCctctcttttaaataatttaataatcttgctgtcatattttaaaatgtatagttacctcatatttatttagcaaatatttattgggtagaTAGTATATGCAAGGTGCTATGCTATGTCCTAGGAATATTGAGACAACAAAGCCAGACGTGGTCTCTGTGCTTGTGGAACTTAACTTGCAATTTTCAGTGAATGTCTGAATTTAGAAATGGTTTaaattaccaaaaataaattctgagatgtacaattttaaaatgagtactATTTAAATACTGTGTTTTGTCCTACAGTAAAGTTTTGAGTAGATTTCATTTCACTAACTATTAGTGCTTCTTGCTCTGTCTTTTTTCGTCTTGCAGGAGAAATGCTTTCATATGGGAATAGGCAAGAGGTGGAAATCAGAGGGTGTTCACTTTGGTGTGTTGAGCTGATCCGGGATTGTCTTCTGGAACTTATTGAAAAAAAGGGTGAAAAAACTAGTGGAGAGATCAATTCCATTCTTTTGGATTATTACTTATGGGACTACGCCCGTGATCACAGGGAAGATATGAAAGGAATTCCGTTTCATCGCACACGTTGCATATATTATTGACCCACAGTGTAAACTGATCCTAAGAGAACTTCCATTTTTATATCAcataattatttgtataattttgctTTGATATTAGGAGAAGGTGGTAGAGGTTACAGCAATAAGAAAATTGATTACCCAGgctctcttaaaatatttttcctggggcttccctggtggtgcagtggttaagaatccgcctgccaatgcaggggacaatggttcaatccctggtccgggaagatcccatgtgctgcagagcagctaatcccatgggccacaactactgagcctgtactctagagcccatgagccacaactgctgagcccatgtgccacaactaccgaagcccatgcacctagagcctgtgctctgcaacaagagaagccatggcaatgagaagcctgtgcactgcaataaagagtagcccacactctctgcaactaaagtcTACAcaagaaacgaagacccaacatagccagttaattaattaaaaaatttttttcctgacatATTACTCTGTATTCCcaactttttcctttgtttgctgATTTAGTTTTAACTATATTTTCCCCTTCTATGgatacaagacagaaatagtaAAGGAAATTTAATGCTTTCTTTAAATTtcagatttcttaaaattaatcatGCCTTATAATGTGATTGATCTTTGGTGATAATATTTCATCCATTCAATTAGTATCTTTTTTCAAGGTGTAGTAATATTCTATATACCTTAATCATCTgatatgagagaaagagagcagaatCTTTGCCATATGAATGCTGCTGCTCTTGTAAGAAATCAATcttgacagatttttaaaaactttttattgataAACAGTGATTTTCCATTTAGGATatctgtttagttttttttttcttcagagtaaCTACATTGGGAATTTatcaaataaagattttaaaaatttttcttaaacctGGAGTGAATTCTTTAAATTGATTTTACcacatatacttttaaaaggtTTACAATGAATTTGATTATTTACTTTATGTCGCAGGACTCTCATTACCTACCAAGCAAGCCCTTgtttcccaccctcacccccaccttccTTCTAACATATCTTGATTTTTGTTAGTTACCTACCTTGTCACCTCACTGTGACTTTGTGTGAATCAGAAAAACCAGTCCTTTTTCCAAGCACTTTACTGCCATCTGCTGGAAACTTGTCATAGTAACTTTACAAATGACAGTGAGTGAGTATGTCAATAGGGTCCCCTGGAGTCCTGTACTGCACAGCTTGCACCACCAGGAGTAGTGGTCCTGTATCTATCTCTCCACTAGGTGACTAAGGGGAAGGTGATCTCGTCCCCAGTTCTGGAGACCCGAGTTAATATGAATGGCTTATTATTCATGATAATCCTATTCTCTGCCTGTGATAGCTCTAGTAATGGATATATAATCTAGTTCTGGCCAGTGACACTGGAGGGAGAGTCTGCAGGGAGGCTTATGGGAAAAGGTTTCTTGACTTTAAAGAAGGGGCCATGGGAGAAgatccctcttcttcctctgagcAATGTTCTGTCTAAACTCAATAGCTGAAGCTGTAGTAACCATTGTGTGGAGCCAGAGCTCTCCTGTACCTGCCCTGCCTGAGTCCAGCCTAGCTATGGTCTTCATTCCTGAGATAATAAACACAGCACCTtcttattgtcattattttgaaTCAGTTTTCTGTAGAAAGTATCATAGTTAATAGTTTCCAATTTAACCCGATCTTTTTAGGCTCCAGAAGTGCAAGTGAAAGAGTTGCTTAGACCTCAGGACTGGCCCAGCTCCTCCCCCTGTCGCCCTTCTTGCtcctctcccactcccacccacccttgtaccctctctcccacttcctgtcttttccctctttcccctcctcccaccactccctctcctcccctctctccttcctctgcctgggccAACTCTGGGCTTCCTGCTTCCCCCATTTACTTCTCCATCATGTAAAGGACAGGGAAGGCAATTTAGGGCTGTTTGGTGCTTTCTGATGTCCGAGATACAGCTGTCTTTTCTCTTGTTGCACTGAGCATAGCCAGACTTGTGATCCAAGATGTCTGCGTTCTAGTCTAGGCAGCAGGATTGAAGAAGCTATGAAGCTGAAGAGTGCAAGTGTTGACAGGAAGGCTCTAGCAGCTACCACGTGGCAGTTTCGCTTTCATTTCACCGACTAGTAGAACTTAAGTCACATGACCACAACTAACTTCCAGGGAGGCCAGGAAAGTATTCTCTACTCCAGGAATTGGGTACCAGCTAAACTAAGGAATCTGGATGGATACTGGGAAACAGCAAGTTTTCATCTCCATGCGTGGCTTTTATACTTTCCATACATAATACAGA from the Hippopotamus amphibius kiboko isolate mHipAmp2 chromosome 2, mHipAmp2.hap2, whole genome shotgun sequence genome contains:
- the QNG1 gene encoding Q-nucleotide N-glycosylase 1 isoform X2; this translates as MPLIEERQRILNETGKILLEKFEGSFLNCVRKSDKSAQKLLHLVVESFPSYRDVTQFEGKRISFYKRAQILVADTWSVLEGKGDGCFKDISSITMFADYRLPQVLLYLGALKYSDELLEKLLKGEMLSYGNRQEVEIRGCSLWCVELIRDCLLELIEKKGEKTSGEINSILLDYYLWDYARDHREDMKGIPFHRTRCIYY